One stretch of Acropora muricata isolate sample 2 chromosome 12, ASM3666990v1, whole genome shotgun sequence DNA includes these proteins:
- the LOC136893822 gene encoding uncharacterized protein: MQDDECLTEFRVKKEDVPRLADVLQIPETVRCEQRSVCGRIEGLCMLLRRLAYPCRYSDMIHRFARPVPEICMITNTVMDFIFDHHAHRLTQWNPSIMNAQALQSYADAVSARGAPLQNCFGFVDGTVRPIARPGEHQRLVYNGHKRVHSLKFQSLALPNALIANMYGPIEGKRHDACMLVESKLLRDLERNAFSPTGEPMCIYGDPAYPHRVNLQCPFRQRVLTPDMEAFNKAMSQVRVSVEWLFGDIVNYFKFLDFKKNLKIGMSSIGKLYLVSALLQNAITCLYGNNISEFFELQPPSLQYYFQ; this comes from the exons atGCAAGACGACGAGTGCTTGACAGAGTTTCGCGTTAAAAAAGAGGATGTCCCAAGATTGGCAGACGTACTACAGATACCTGAAACTGTGAGATGTGAACAGCGTTCCGTGTGTGGCAGAATTGAAGGTCTCTGTATGCTGTTACGACGATTGGCATACCCATGTAGATACTCCGATATGATTCATCGTTTTGCCAGACCGGTCCCAGAGATCTGCATGATCACCAACACCGTAATGGATTTTATATTTGATCATCATGCTCATAGACTGACTCAGTGGAATCCCAGTATCATGAATGCCCAAGCTCTTCAAAGTTATGCAGATGCAGTGTCTGCACGAGGTGCACCACTTCAAAACTGTTTTGGTTTTGTAGACGGAACTGTCCGACCGATTGCAAGACCTGGGGAGCACCAAAGACTAGTGTACAACGGTCACAAAAGGGTGCATTCGCTAAAATTTCAGTCGCTGGCATTACCGAATGCTCTTATTGCAAATATGTACGGACCCATAG AGGGTAAACGACATGATGCTTGTATGTTGGTTGAGTCCAAACTTCTGCGTGATTTAGAGAGAAATGCCTTCTCTCCCACTGGGGAGCCTATGTGTATTTACGGAGACCCTGCGTATCCTCATCGAGTGAATTTGCAGTGCCCATTTCGACAACGAGTATTAACACCAGACATGGAAGCCTTCAATAAAGCTATGAGCCAAGTCAGAGTCTCAGTGGAATGGCTTTTTGGAGACATagtgaattattttaaatttctggaTTTTAAAAAGAACCTGAAAATTGGGATGAGCAGTATTGGTAAATTATATCTGGTTTCTGCTTTACTTCAGAATGCTATCACTTGCTTGTATGGAAATAACATATCAGAATTCTTTGAGCTACAGCCACCATC